One Eremothecium cymbalariae DBVPG#7215 chromosome 2, complete sequence DNA window includes the following coding sequences:
- the COQ2 gene encoding 4-hydroxybenzoate octaprenyltransferase (similar to Ashbya gossypii AGL231W), which produces MNYPILRSNIILKRQASKVTSLSRCVASSIRFSTTLVSEKRPIFAADDLKQAQKNRLKALGPYISRLPASVIPYAELMRLEKPVGTLFVFVPATWAVLIGAAEALVPLSTTLYTLVVLGAGSLVIRGAGCTINDLLDRKMDSQVIRTVERPIASGRVSAKNASIFFAAQTLVGVGLLLQLPADCLWLGMASFPLICAYPLFKRFTYYPQVVLSACINWGALIGFPAIGLIDFSSMIPLYLGSFLWCMTYDTIYAHQDKKFDLKAGVKSTALKWGNKSRAIITGMTAAQFGLFALVGLNSGLIAGPGFLAGLGIFGYRMFSIVRKVDLDDPRDCWKHFNACSTNGYYFTAGLAFDYLLKFFGFL; this is translated from the coding sequence ATGAATTATCCAATATTACGCAgcaatattattcttaaGAGGCAGGCCTCAAAGGTGACTAGTTTGAGTCGCTGTGTGGCCTCATCAATCCGCTTTTCCACGACATTGGTTTCAGAAAAACGTCCAATCTTTGCTGCAGATGACTTAAAACAGGCTCAAAAGAATAGATTGAAAGCTCTTGGCCCATATATCTCAAGGTTGCCGGCTTCGGTGATTCCATATGCGGAGCTAATGCGGCTAGAGAAGCCAGTTGGAACGCTGTTCGTTTTTGTTCCAGCTACATGGGCTGTTTTGATTGGAGCTGCAGAGGCGTTGGTTCCTCTGTCAACAACTTTATATActcttgttgttttggGGGCGGGTTCTTTGGTGATAAGGGGTGCTGGTTGCACTATTAATGATCTTTTGGATCGTAAGATGGATTCTCAGGTGATTCGCACCGTGGAGAGACCTATCGCTAGTGGGCGTGTTAGTGCTAAGAACGCATCCATATTTTTCGCTGCTCAGACACTTGTTGGAGTGGGCTTACTCCTTCAATTGCCGGCAGACTGTTTGTGGCTTGGTATGGCATCATTCCCTTTGATTTGCGCGTATCCTCTCTTTAAAAGATTCACCTATTATCCACAAGTGGTGCTATCGGCATGTATCAATTGGGGCGCGTTAATAGGCTTTCCAGCGATAGGCTTGATTGACTTTTCTAGTATGATTCCACTGTACCTTGGTAGCTTTCTGTGGTGCATGACATATGATACAATATATGCACATCAGGATAAGAAATTCGACCTGAAAGCGGGTGTTAAGTCTACTGCTCTGAAGTGGGGCAACAAATCCAGAGCGATTATCACTGGTATGACAGCAGCGCAATTCGGACTATTCGCTTTAGTAGGCTTGAACAGTGGACTGATTGCTGGTCCAGGATTTCTCGCAGGGCTGGGTATTTTTGGTTATAGGATGTTCAGCATTGTTCGTAAGGTAGATCTAGATGACCCAAGGGATTGTTGGAAACATTTCAACGCTTGTTCAACCAATGGTTACTACTTTACTGCTGGGCTGGCGTTTGACTACCTACTGAAATTCTTTGGATTCTTGTAA
- the AHC2 gene encoding Ahc2p (similar to Ashbya gossypii AGL228C) translates to MSNVLRMSLERFQKEPLEENRDYVVLQQARDHAAGQLPDLRYLSKQMQQLYQQLDKTRNYQEFVDVLMKNKPLLREIFTLEKMSQRAAVSPKINWRKYGLDVEEYLIENHREALGEDCGWAFNDDD, encoded by the coding sequence ATGTCGAATGTTCTTCGGATGTCTCTGGAGAGGTTCCAAAAGGAGCCGTTGGAGGAGAACAGGGATTATGTGGTACTGCAGCAGGCTCGGGACCACGCGGCAGGACAGCTGCCTGACTTGCGGTATCTTTCAAAGCAGATGCAACAGCTTTATCAGCAGTTGGACAAGACAAGGAATTACCAAGAGTTTGTAGACGTTCTGATGAAGAACAAGCCTTTGTTGCGTGAGATATTTACCTTGGAGAAGATGTCACAGCGAGCTGCCGTTTCCCCGAAGATCAATTGGCGTAAATATGGGTTAGACGTGGAGGAGTACCTGATAGAAAACCACAGAGAGGCATTAGGCGAGGATTGTGGCTGGGCGTTCAATGATGATGATtga
- the TRX3 gene encoding Trx3p (similar to Ashbya gossypii AGL229C): MFRATFKPLVLYRTSTRCQSTVKQLTSFKDFETAISNKKLSLIDFYATWCGPCKAISPHIANLSQEFKDINFYKVDVDENPDIARHCRITAMPTFVFFQSGDNLGKVVGADPKGIKEGLIRFAKSN, translated from the coding sequence ATGTTCAGAGCTACTTTTAAGCCGCTGGTCTTATATAGAACTTCAACTCGTTGTCAATCTACAGTTAAGCAGTTAACTTCCTTTAAAGACTTTGAAACTGCAATTTCTAACAAGAAATTATCCTTGATTGACTTCTATGCCACATGGTGCGGGCCTTGTAAAGCAATCTCCCCCCATATTGCTAACCTAAGCCAAGAATTTAAAGATATAAACTTTTACAAAGTCGATGTTGATGAGAATCCAGATATTGCACGCCATTGTAGGATTACTGCGATGCCAACATtcgttttttttcaaagtgGTGATAATTTAGGAAAAGTTGTTGGCGCTGATCCTAAAGGCATCAAAGAAGGGTTAATAAGATTTGCCAAGTCAAACTAA
- the MRX15 gene encoding Mrx15p (similar to Ashbya gossypii AGL230C): MSLKFSAKLATLIGKTAPEEIYSYKPGRLLRIGPWFLFATFFGYGISFADWSLSTSFKLYKEKEELGNDNQDHDVPWYASDRLSFFGRITASVLLSSIPFALCISALYFPSRVVTKIRYIPGMKPQCQLTRNALFGGDVTYVAPLKSIRRGPRTRVYTGVGEQGVDDKSTFAFLLTDVTKPFLQRQFIVNRTGNFWRNDGRIIDSLFSDDSVADLQSREVKPATVIKKDSSILDNMIIQSGKRTKLHGIKSKDIVMKKS; this comes from the coding sequence ATGTCGTTGAAGTTTTCTGCAAAATTGGCTACTTTGATTGGAAAGACTGCTccagaagaaatatattcGTACAAACCTGGTAGATTACTCCGAATAGGACCATGGTTTCTCTTTGCGACGTTTTTTGGATATGGAATTTCGTTTGCTGATTGGTCATTATCAACATCTTTTAAGTTATACAAAGAGAAGGAGGAGTTGGGTAATGATAATCAAGATCATGATGTGCCGTGGTATGCGTCAGATAGGTTGTctttttttggaagaattaCAGCCTCTGTTCTTTTGTCATCTATTCCCTTCGCGCTATGCATAAGTGCGTTATACTTCCCATCGCGTGTTGTCACCAAAATACGCTATATCCCAGGGATGAAACCGCAGTGTCAACTGACTAGAAACGCATTATTTGGGGGGGACGTGACTTATGTTGCTCCTTTGAAAAGCATACGACGGGGGCCTCGTACCCGGGTGTACACTGGTGTGGGCGAACAAGGTGTGGACGACAAGTCAACGTTTGCATTTCTTCTAACAGATGTTACAAAACCGTTCTTACAACGCCAGTTTATTGTTAATCGGACGGGCAACTTTTGGAGGAACGACGGACGTATTATCGATTCTTTATTTAGTGATGACAGTGTTGCAGATTTACAATCACGTGAAGTTAAGCCGGCTACTGTGATAAAGAAGGATTCTAGTATTCTTGATAACATGATAATCCAATCTGGCAAGCGTACTAAGCTTCATGGAATCAAATCCAAAGACATTGTGATGAAGAAATCgtaa